GCGGTGACTTGCAGGATGCGGTAGACGGTTTCAACAAGGCACTGAAAGGTAGTGAAAAGAGTTTTCGCGTCTACTTCAAACTCGGAATGGCCCAATACGGCCTGGGAGATCTCGACGCAAGCATTCAAAGCTATAACGAGGCGTTGAAGCTCAACCCCGGGAGCGCTGAAACCCATTATCGGCTCGGGTTGTCCTATCTGAGGAATTCGGACCTCGAAAAAGCCGAAAAAGCGCTGACTGAAGCCATAAAGATCAACCCCAAATATACTCGAGCCCTTTATATACTCGGTATCGTATTTTCACAAAAAGGGGACAACCAACAGGCCATTGAGCAATTTAAAACGGTCGTAGATATCAGCCCGTCCTATACTGCCGCTCGCTTCGATCTGGGGATGGCTTTCTACCGGGCGGGGCAATGGGATGAGGCGGCCGACCAGTTTCAGAAAACGACTGAAGCCAATGAACGTTTTGCCCCAGCTCACTATATGCTGGGTGAAGTTTACAGAAAAACAGGACAATTCGACTCGGCCATCAGCGCCTACAATCAAGCAGTAAGACTCAACGCCAAGGATGTTGAGACCTATATTCGTCTCGCTGAGTGCAATCTGCAGCTCGATCTGATGGATGCGGCCAGGGTCGCTATCAGCAAAGCTTTGGAGTACAATCCGCAACATCGCGAAGCATTGTATCTGCAAAAACACTTGAAAGAAATGACCACGCCTCATAAGCCTGGTTTCTAAGTTAGCAGTTTTATTGTAATAAAGAGCACATCTTAATCGATCAAGGAAGAGGATTGTCATTATGCCTGAATTGTTGAGCCTCTCAAACAATGTGCCGCTGTTTCTTGCAGCTATGCTTG
The sequence above is a segment of the Desulfuromonas sp. KJ2020 genome. Coding sequences within it:
- a CDS encoding tetratricopeptide repeat protein encodes the protein MECPQCKTSVSAKARYCEQCGVNLEQNAEFLHEKALELYHRGLIDEALHLWDRAVGLKEDFAKGYYYKGLALYDRGDLQDAVDGFNKALKGSEKSFRVYFKLGMAQYGLGDLDASIQSYNEALKLNPGSAETHYRLGLSYLRNSDLEKAEKALTEAIKINPKYTRALYILGIVFSQKGDNQQAIEQFKTVVDISPSYTAARFDLGMAFYRAGQWDEAADQFQKTTEANERFAPAHYMLGEVYRKTGQFDSAISAYNQAVRLNAKDVETYIRLAECNLQLDLMDAARVAISKALEYNPQHREALYLQKHLKEMTTPHKPGF